Genomic segment of Pochonia chlamydosporia 170 chromosome 1, whole genome shotgun sequence:
TCCATCAATGTAGAAACGTAAACACTAAAATCAATACCAGTTTCTGCACATGCAAAGTAGCAACACTCTCCCAATAAAATCAGGTGCTCCTCTACCTTCCCTCCTGTAGCTGCTGTGCCCGAAAATTTCCCGCCCCAATCACAAGCGCCGAATTCACCACTCAGCTGCCCACTCCCAAAAAATCTCACGACGAGCCGATCCCTCAGGCCATTTCTCCAGGACGCCCTCCCCAAATCgaaccaacttgacattttccCTCCCACGTCAAGTGTTTCTGCAACACAAGTCCCCTTTAGCCCACCATGGCGTCTAGAATGGGACCCCGAAGCGTCAAGGACGCAACACGCTTCACATCGACCATTCCTCACGCCACCTCTAAAACAGCCGGTGCGGCCGGAGGACGAGCTGCAGCGACGACACCGAAGCCCTCGCCACGGCTTCCTGGTGAGACTCCAGAGCAGAGGGTTCGACGGTTGAGACAGGCGCACATTGCGGCGCAAAAGGCACAGATTAGCCGAACGGATCGAGTTATCGATGCGTCGAGGAGGTTTTTGGACGTGGCGCATCGATGGACCGTTGgtggcatcgtcgtcttcacaGGTACGACTTCAGAACCCTTTCTACACAATTACATCAAGTCATGGCAATCTATGAGTCTCAATGCAGATACTGACAATCGACACAGCCGTCGCAGGCGTAGTCAGCGTCTACTCCGTCTGGGACATGCTCCAGTACAACCGCGCCCGACGCGCCGAATGGATCGAAGCCCAAAAGAAACTCGAGGCCGACTCCCTCGCCGCCGCGCGTATAGCCTACCTCAAGGGCACTGCGACCGAAGAACAGATCCtcttggttgaagaagccaacCGCGAAGCTGAAGAGAAGGGCATCAAACTACCGCCGCTCCTGTCGCCACCTGAACACCGGACGCATTTCGAAGAACATTTGAAACCAAAATTCTCAGGGGAGGAGGATACTGAGAAGCAGGAAGGAAAGGGTgtatttggtgttttctcTGGCCTGCTTGGCAGCTCAAAGGCTGCTGAGACGACGACCCCCGCTGCCTCCACGGCAGTTGGTACTGAGGGTGGTGTAGTGCAGTCCATCGAGACCAAGGCGAAGGGTATATGGGAAACAGAGAGGCAAAATCAAATCAATGGCGGTAGTTTGGACCAACTGGGTTTGGATACTGGCAGTTCAGGGCAAAAGGCGGGCAAACGCGGCTGGTGGCCGTGGTAGCCAGACAGAGATGATGAGTTTGCCTGCTCTGGATTGGGGGAACTACTTTTCGTTTCATATGCTCTGTGATCTAGCGAGGCATGGGAAGGAGGTGGAATGCAAAAACATGTATCATATCTTTGTAGATGGGCTGTGCATTAGATTGGCGTTAGGAGTCGTTTTTGTATGTAATAACATCGGGGGTTCATCCCAACTACTTGCATATTGACACTAAATTAAAACAATGGCATTGTCGTCACCGGGAATTCTACTATGGGTTCTGATGTCATCACTTTGTAGCAGGGGAAGTATTCTTAGAGAGAAATTAAATTCTTGATGGTAGTACAAAATACAGTGCTATGGAGTCGAACCACGCCATCCAGTCGGCGTGGTGAAATATTTGTAATGCGCCGGTACAGTGATAGCCGATAGTGTAGCCTGTGCGCCAAGATATTCTGTATCAAAGTTACAAAGGAAATGCCGCTTCGTGGTGTAGTTATAAAAAAACCAGAACCTCATGAAATCGCTAGTTCACAAGCgtgccaatgccaatgtgCAGTTAAGCACGCTCCCTTTTTATTTGCCCAAATTCAACCCAATGTCGCGCCTCTTTGTCTCCCAGTCAATGGTGTATTTTTAAACGATCCAACGCGTTCTAAACTGACACGGATACTGTACAGGGACAGTTTTGTGCCTCTTCAAAATGTCCCTCAAGTGGCACGTGCCTCCTCTTTCGGAACTCAACGGCCTTTACCCAGCCTGTGATAGCTGCTTCAATATCTTGAGCGTTGTCGTCCAGGATCTCCCCTTCTATGAGATCACGATGTGGTTGAAATGGCCTGGAACTTTGAGCCGGCATTTTTCACAATCTGACCTGTATCCTATGCTaaagctcttcttcatgccgGGTTGCCATGTCCAGCTGTTGACGGTATGCTTGCTGCGCTGATGTCCTTTGCGGCttggagacggagaagaCGGATCATTGTCAGATTCGTAGTGCTGtgcatgatggtgatgagagtCGCAATCAATCATAGCGTTGGGGTGTTCCATTGCGTGCATCGGAGACGATTGTTCGGGTATCGCGTCATGACTTGGACTCAGCTGGCTTGGGTGAACAAACTGGTCCTGACAATCGTCCATCATCATGGCGCCAGCTGCATCAGCTGCGTCAGGCATATTGGGGTCACCAAGCTCGGAGATTGGTGAAGGCAGCCGTCGCGTGTTTTGCAAAACCTGCCAATCTGGCCCACCGGC
This window contains:
- a CDS encoding cytochrome oxidase c assembly domain-containing protein is translated as MASRMGPRSVKDATRFTSTIPHATSKTAGAAGGRAAATTPKPSPRLPGETPEQRVRRLRQAHIAAQKAQISRTDRVIDASRRFLDVAHRWTVGGIVVFTAVAGVVSVYSVWDMLQYNRARRAEWIEAQKKLEADSLAAARIAYLKGTATEEQILLVEEANREAEEKGIKLPPLLSPPEHRTHFEEHLKPKFSGEEDTEKQEGKGVFGVFSGLLGSSKAAETTTPAASTAVGTEGGVVQSIETKAKGIWETERQNQINGGSLDQLGLDTGSSGQKAGKRGWWPW